One segment of Gordonia terrae DNA contains the following:
- a CDS encoding dienelactone hydrolase family protein, whose translation MTGETITIAAAEGDTEAYVTRPDSRPSDSPLPGVLFFTDMIGLRPRIEAMADRIASWGYVVLVPHLFHRYGSATEWAPTEDLLLPEARAAFFRSAMPRARTLTPDAVRPDLVAYLDALQALPNVAPGPVGVTGYCMGGRFALTIAAARPDDVAAVGMFHTGGLVTDDHDSPHLHLLGIDAFVLAIHADKDRSLPATAVAQFEHALTAGGIAHSATVYPDAPHGYTMSDLAAYHHEAAEHHFAELEGLFRRTLSG comes from the coding sequence ATGACCGGTGAGACGATCACCATCGCCGCCGCCGAGGGCGACACCGAAGCCTATGTGACACGGCCGGATTCGCGGCCATCCGATTCTCCACTGCCGGGTGTCCTGTTCTTCACCGACATGATCGGGCTGCGGCCACGGATCGAGGCCATGGCCGACCGCATCGCGTCGTGGGGATACGTCGTCCTGGTTCCGCACCTGTTCCATCGGTACGGTTCCGCCACGGAATGGGCACCGACCGAAGATCTCCTGCTGCCCGAAGCGCGGGCCGCGTTCTTTCGATCCGCGATGCCGCGGGCCAGGACACTCACGCCTGACGCGGTACGCCCCGATCTCGTCGCCTATCTCGATGCGCTACAGGCCCTGCCGAATGTCGCGCCCGGCCCGGTGGGTGTCACCGGGTACTGCATGGGCGGTCGGTTCGCGCTCACCATCGCCGCCGCCCGACCCGACGACGTGGCCGCGGTCGGCATGTTCCACACCGGCGGGCTCGTCACCGACGACCACGACAGCCCGCATCTGCATCTCCTCGGCATCGATGCCTTCGTCCTCGCGATCCACGCCGACAAGGACCGATCGCTACCCGCCACGGCGGTGGCCCAGTTCGAGCACGCGCTGACCGCCGGGGGTATTGCCCACTCGGCGACCGTCTATCCCGATGCACCACACGGTTATACGATGTCCGACCTGGCGGCGTATCACCACGAGGCCGCCGAACATCACTTCGCCGAACTCGAAGGCCTGTTCCGGCGGACGCTGTCGGGGTGA
- a CDS encoding BTAD domain-containing putative transcriptional regulator, with protein sequence MAVRDGHPAGDAASALRISVLGPISCELDSEVVDLGPRRQRAVLARLVAGRGRVVSTDRLIDDLWNGEPPPKALAGLQVQVSNLRRVIEPSRPPRAPATVLVSEQPGYALRLPRSGVDVWEFEALVTVGDAEDPASRLDELDGALRMWRGDPYGACSAESWAQPEVARLQDVRRSAVEQWASLAVDHGRAAEVAQVLAAECDDQPAREEYFRLLSLAQYRLGRQADALATLRRLRSYLADELGVDPGPPIQQLERDILQQAPTLTAPVAPAVPEPPKPPSVLPVSAAVGRREPAGREHELATLLGHAENAVSASGLRVVWLSAEAGGGKSTCADSLVARLGATGWGGAIGHCPEVDGAPTAWAWREILQQIGTRGEPTPVETLDSSFDIARRVMEACGSQAGARGIVLVLDDAHRADGATLQVLRQLVTWMARSPVLVLVTYRASEAGVDLLATTASLAAVTADHIELKGLSDNGIRELAASVGLESVDTPLLELLRTRTDGNPLFVRELAKLVASRGFSAAAAAIPRGVTSVLMQRIERLPAEVATVLRLAALFGRSAPIDGVLTLWNRNTDESAEELVLDAIDTAVAAGLLTADVDTVHFNHVLVRDAVYDSIPTLRKRRSHWQIVKYLEQTRGVDPDELAHHAALGAVPDTIERALELVTVAASARFATEFTADSADLWRSAVRLHEMAGHAASAADEAGRSAFVLALTHLVTALAFRGDDTAEARARRGQALAVARELNDDDLVMSALTCWRAPVIWTTRRQRIADTDLIAAMTVALGRATGADRVYLLVSLVFEIEGIDDRRAIELAAQAVAAAADHEDPEVRCAAWNARVYTALGPDLSAQLPEFADEFDRVAGESGVLAYQAAAHFFSFLARAARVDLPGAVAQVQQGLRSASSGRAGELVVVLSAFSAVLEVLGGDIDQAEREYRDLTARLQAAGAVNSAEIGLVGEMVIGWFRGSLAHLTGPLAAIDEVAPKMISWVYVVALLDAGQPDQARRVARAAPPISRDFYWTAMSVFHARALVRLEMTEAARVLYTELRPWSGTVAGLNSGSVAFGPMDVVLAELADLLGDTDAAAAHRRTAEEVQATVRAGLIELGRR encoded by the coding sequence ATGGCGGTTCGGGACGGGCATCCGGCCGGTGATGCCGCTTCGGCGCTGCGCATCTCGGTGCTGGGCCCCATCTCCTGCGAACTCGATTCCGAAGTGGTCGATCTCGGCCCGCGTCGACAACGTGCCGTCCTGGCCCGGCTCGTGGCCGGTCGCGGACGGGTGGTGTCCACGGATCGGTTGATCGACGACCTCTGGAACGGCGAACCACCGCCCAAGGCCCTGGCGGGCCTCCAGGTGCAGGTGTCCAACCTGCGACGCGTCATCGAACCGTCCCGCCCACCCCGCGCTCCGGCCACCGTGCTGGTCAGCGAACAGCCGGGATACGCACTACGGCTCCCACGATCGGGTGTCGACGTCTGGGAGTTCGAGGCCCTCGTCACCGTCGGCGACGCCGAGGATCCCGCGTCGAGACTCGACGAACTGGACGGCGCGTTGCGGATGTGGCGCGGGGATCCCTATGGCGCATGTTCGGCCGAGAGTTGGGCACAGCCCGAAGTCGCCCGCCTGCAGGACGTGCGCCGGTCGGCGGTCGAGCAATGGGCATCACTGGCGGTCGACCACGGACGTGCGGCGGAGGTCGCGCAGGTGCTGGCAGCGGAGTGCGACGACCAACCGGCCCGCGAAGAGTACTTCCGACTGCTCTCGCTGGCTCAGTACCGACTGGGACGGCAGGCGGACGCCCTGGCAACGCTGCGTCGGCTGCGGTCATATCTCGCCGACGAACTCGGAGTGGATCCCGGACCGCCGATCCAGCAACTCGAACGCGACATCCTCCAGCAGGCGCCCACTCTGACGGCACCGGTGGCGCCGGCCGTGCCGGAACCGCCGAAACCGCCGAGCGTGCTGCCCGTCTCCGCGGCGGTGGGTCGTCGCGAACCCGCCGGACGGGAGCACGAACTCGCGACCCTCCTCGGTCATGCCGAGAACGCGGTGAGCGCATCCGGTCTGCGAGTGGTGTGGCTCAGCGCGGAGGCCGGCGGCGGCAAGAGCACGTGTGCGGACTCTCTCGTCGCCCGTCTCGGCGCCACCGGGTGGGGCGGGGCGATCGGACACTGCCCCGAGGTCGACGGTGCCCCGACAGCCTGGGCATGGCGAGAAATTCTGCAGCAGATCGGAACTCGCGGGGAACCGACACCGGTCGAGACGCTGGACAGTTCGTTCGACATCGCCCGGCGGGTGATGGAAGCCTGCGGTTCACAAGCCGGGGCGCGAGGCATCGTCCTGGTCCTCGACGACGCACACCGCGCCGACGGCGCCACGCTCCAGGTACTTCGACAACTGGTGACCTGGATGGCCCGGTCCCCGGTACTCGTGCTGGTCACGTACCGGGCGTCGGAAGCCGGTGTCGACCTGCTGGCGACCACGGCATCCCTCGCCGCGGTGACTGCCGACCACATCGAGTTGAAGGGTCTGTCGGACAACGGTATCCGCGAGCTCGCGGCGTCGGTGGGACTGGAATCCGTGGACACCCCACTGCTCGAGCTGTTGCGCACGAGGACCGACGGCAACCCGCTGTTCGTGCGCGAACTCGCCAAGCTGGTCGCATCTCGCGGGTTCTCGGCTGCTGCCGCCGCGATCCCCCGTGGCGTCACCAGCGTCCTGATGCAGCGGATCGAACGGCTTCCCGCCGAGGTGGCGACCGTCTTGCGTCTCGCCGCGCTCTTCGGGCGCAGCGCACCCATCGACGGCGTACTCACGTTGTGGAACAGGAACACCGACGAATCCGCCGAGGAACTCGTCCTCGACGCGATCGACACGGCCGTCGCCGCCGGACTGTTGACCGCTGACGTCGACACGGTCCACTTCAACCACGTTCTCGTGCGAGACGCCGTGTACGACAGCATCCCCACGCTGCGAAAGCGTCGATCGCACTGGCAGATCGTGAAGTATCTCGAACAGACCCGTGGCGTCGACCCGGACGAGCTGGCGCACCACGCGGCGCTCGGCGCCGTCCCGGACACGATCGAGCGCGCGCTCGAGTTGGTGACCGTCGCGGCCTCGGCGAGGTTCGCCACCGAATTCACGGCGGACTCGGCAGACCTGTGGCGCTCCGCAGTACGTCTGCACGAGATGGCCGGACACGCCGCGTCGGCCGCCGACGAGGCCGGCCGGTCTGCGTTCGTCCTCGCGTTGACGCACCTGGTGACGGCACTGGCGTTCCGCGGCGACGACACCGCTGAGGCCCGTGCACGCCGCGGTCAGGCCCTCGCGGTCGCGCGAGAGCTGAATGACGACGACCTGGTGATGTCCGCGCTCACGTGCTGGCGGGCGCCGGTCATCTGGACGACGCGCCGCCAACGGATCGCCGACACGGACTTGATCGCGGCGATGACGGTCGCGCTGGGTCGCGCCACGGGTGCGGACCGCGTGTACCTGTTGGTGTCACTGGTCTTCGAAATCGAAGGCATCGATGACCGTCGCGCCATCGAACTCGCCGCGCAGGCCGTGGCAGCCGCAGCCGACCACGAGGACCCCGAGGTCCGTTGCGCTGCCTGGAATGCGCGTGTGTACACCGCGCTGGGTCCTGACCTCAGCGCGCAGCTCCCGGAATTCGCCGACGAGTTCGACCGTGTGGCAGGTGAATCCGGAGTGCTCGCCTATCAGGCTGCCGCGCACTTCTTCTCATTTCTCGCGCGTGCGGCGCGGGTGGATCTCCCCGGCGCCGTCGCGCAGGTACAACAGGGCCTGCGGTCGGCCTCGAGTGGGCGTGCCGGTGAACTCGTCGTCGTCTTGTCGGCGTTCTCGGCGGTACTGGAGGTGCTGGGCGGCGACATCGACCAGGCGGAGCGTGAGTACCGCGACCTCACCGCCCGGCTACAGGCCGCCGGCGCGGTGAACTCGGCAGAGATCGGTCTGGTCGGCGAGATGGTGATCGGCTGGTTCCGCGGCTCGCTCGCTCATCTCACCGGACCTCTCGCCGCGATCGACGAGGTGGCTCCGAAGATGATCTCCTGGGTGTACGTCGTCGCACTGCTGGACGCCGGTCAGCCCGATCAGGCGCGTCGCGTCGCTCGCGCCGCGCCGCCGATCAGCCGCGATTTCTACTGGACCGCGATGTCGGTCTTCCACGCGCGCGCCCTCGTCCGGCTCGAGATGACCGAGGCCGCTCGCGTGTTGTACACCGAACTGCGGCCGTGGTCGGGGACCGTTGCCGGCCTGAACTCGGGATCTGTCGCATTCGGCCCCATGGACGTGGTGCTCGCCGAACTCGCCGATCTCCTCGGCGACACGGACGCGGCGGCTGCCCACCGTCGTACGGCCGAGGAGGTGCAGGCCACCGTACGAGCCGGCCTCATCGAGCTGGGCCGGCGATGA
- a CDS encoding MDR family MFS transporter, protein MTDSSATPETVVPETVAHEEVAGAGLTHRQILTILAGLMMGMFLAALDQTIVSTAIRTIADDLQGYDMQAWVTTAYLVTATIVTPLYGKLSDLYGRKPFFLLAISIFIVGSLLCTIATSMYELAAFRAFQGLGAGGLMTLALTTIGDIVPPRERAKYQGYFLAVFGTSSVLGPVLGGLFAGQETILWVSGWRWVFLVNVPIGLVALFVVYKVLNYDQQKGVGGRTDYWGATALAVAVAPLLIVAEQGREWGWSSGLAILCYGIGVVGIAAFIWIEHTMGDDALIPLRVFKNVVFSQGIVVSVIIGAVMFGGISMLPQYFQVLRGSSPMIAGLQMLPMVLGLMTGSILSGQLISRTGRYKIFTIIGAVLITTGTFLLHLVGTETPVYLVMLMAALLGFGLGNLMQPITLAMQNILPPKDMGLSTGTATFFRQIGGTLGVAVFFSLLFSFMGPNIKDEMVSAAAQPEYRAAVVEAAQSSDPQVSAFGQSLIAAAQNPGAASGSSDSVMSDTSIIEKLPTELAQPIKEGFADSMDRVFLAVSIISLLAIIGTVTWKELPLRQGRPIGAPESTPAS, encoded by the coding sequence ATGACAGACTCCTCGGCGACCCCCGAAACGGTCGTCCCCGAAACGGTGGCCCACGAAGAGGTCGCCGGGGCCGGACTGACCCATCGCCAGATCCTGACCATCCTGGCCGGACTCATGATGGGCATGTTCCTGGCTGCTCTCGACCAGACCATCGTGTCGACCGCGATCCGGACCATCGCCGACGACCTGCAGGGTTACGACATGCAGGCGTGGGTGACCACGGCCTACCTCGTCACCGCGACGATCGTGACGCCCCTGTACGGCAAGCTGTCCGACCTCTACGGTCGCAAACCGTTCTTCCTGCTGGCGATCTCGATCTTCATCGTCGGTTCGTTGCTGTGCACGATCGCCACGTCGATGTACGAGCTGGCCGCGTTCCGCGCATTCCAGGGACTCGGTGCGGGCGGTCTGATGACCCTCGCGCTGACCACGATCGGCGACATCGTGCCGCCCCGCGAACGCGCCAAGTACCAGGGTTACTTTCTTGCCGTGTTCGGCACCTCGAGTGTCCTCGGCCCGGTCCTCGGCGGTCTGTTCGCCGGTCAGGAGACCATCCTCTGGGTGTCGGGCTGGCGCTGGGTGTTCCTCGTGAACGTGCCGATCGGGCTCGTCGCACTGTTCGTCGTCTACAAGGTGCTCAACTACGACCAGCAGAAGGGCGTCGGTGGGCGCACCGACTACTGGGGCGCGACAGCGCTGGCCGTCGCGGTGGCGCCGCTGCTCATCGTCGCCGAACAGGGCCGCGAGTGGGGCTGGAGCTCCGGGCTGGCGATTCTGTGCTACGGCATCGGCGTCGTCGGTATCGCGGCGTTCATCTGGATCGAGCACACGATGGGCGACGACGCGCTGATCCCGTTGCGGGTGTTCAAGAACGTGGTCTTCAGTCAGGGCATCGTCGTCTCGGTCATCATCGGCGCCGTCATGTTCGGCGGGATCTCCATGCTGCCGCAGTACTTCCAGGTCCTCCGCGGATCGAGCCCGATGATCGCCGGTCTCCAGATGCTGCCGATGGTGCTCGGACTCATGACCGGTTCGATCCTGTCGGGCCAGCTGATCTCCCGCACCGGTCGGTACAAGATCTTCACGATCATCGGCGCGGTGCTGATCACCACCGGCACCTTCCTGCTGCACCTGGTCGGTACCGAGACCCCGGTCTACCTGGTCATGCTGATGGCGGCGTTGCTCGGCTTCGGCCTCGGCAATCTGATGCAGCCGATCACTCTTGCGATGCAGAACATCCTGCCGCCCAAGGACATGGGGCTCTCGACCGGCACCGCCACCTTCTTCCGCCAGATCGGCGGAACGCTCGGTGTCGCTGTCTTCTTCTCGCTGCTGTTCTCGTTCATGGGGCCGAACATCAAGGACGAGATGGTGTCGGCGGCCGCGCAGCCCGAGTATCGGGCGGCGGTCGTGGAGGCCGCGCAGAGTTCCGACCCGCAGGTCAGCGCATTCGGACAGTCGCTCATCGCGGCCGCTCAGAACCCCGGCGCCGCATCGGGATCGTCGGACAGCGTCATGAGCGACACCTCGATCATCGAGAAGCTGCCGACCGAGCTCGCACAGCCCATCAAGGAGGGCTTCGCCGATTCCATGGACCGGGTGTTTCTGGCGGTGTCGATCATCTCGTTGCTGGCCATCATCGGCACGGTCACCTGGAAGGAGCTCCCGCTGCGCCAGGGACGGCCGATCGGTGCACCGGAGTCGACGCCTGCCTCGTGA
- a CDS encoding metallophosphoesterase: MFVVAHISDLHFNGTRFNRARIQAALGYINARAAGIDVLLVTGDIADEGAASEYREAHGVLESPLPMLITAGNHDVREPFSAALIGTETSGPINHARTVRGRDGSDVLFLMCDSSIPGRNDGRLDDATIAWLSERLDATTADTPVFIAFHHPPVDLLMPFMDSIRQRDEGRLADLVGEHPNIVAFLCGHAHTPAVTTFADRPLCVAPGVSSTLNLPFEGREVVNRGQPPGIAFHLYDEERFVTHFRSVMF, encoded by the coding sequence GTGTTCGTTGTCGCCCACATCAGCGACCTGCATTTCAACGGGACGCGGTTCAATCGGGCCCGCATCCAGGCGGCACTGGGCTACATCAATGCTCGTGCCGCCGGCATCGACGTCCTGCTGGTCACCGGCGACATCGCCGACGAGGGTGCGGCCAGCGAGTACCGCGAGGCCCACGGGGTACTCGAGAGTCCGCTGCCGATGCTCATCACCGCCGGCAACCACGACGTCCGCGAGCCGTTCAGCGCGGCTCTCATCGGCACCGAGACCTCCGGCCCGATCAATCACGCGCGGACGGTGCGCGGACGCGACGGCTCCGACGTGCTCTTCCTGATGTGCGACAGTTCGATACCGGGACGCAACGACGGCCGTCTCGACGACGCGACGATCGCCTGGCTGTCGGAGCGACTCGACGCCACGACCGCGGACACCCCGGTGTTCATCGCTTTTCACCATCCGCCGGTCGACCTGCTCATGCCCTTCATGGACTCCATCCGGCAGCGTGACGAGGGCCGCCTCGCCGACCTGGTCGGAGAACACCCGAACATCGTCGCGTTCCTGTGCGGACACGCGCACACCCCGGCGGTGACCACATTCGCCGACCGTCCGCTCTGCGTCGCACCGGGCGTGTCGTCGACACTGAACCTCCCGTTCGAAGGACGCGAAGTGGTGAATCGCGGTCAGCCGCCGGGTATCGCGTTCCACCTCTATGACGAGGAGCGGTTCGTCACCCACTTCCGGTCGGTGATGTTCTGA
- a CDS encoding alpha/beta fold hydrolase: MPIVDVPSGSIAYEDTGGDGPVVVFGHGLLMDGRQWRKVIPLLAGFRCITPTLPMGAHTQPMNDDADLTETGMAGILADFLDALGLDDVTLVLNDWGGGQFAIAQGRDKRIGKLMLVSCTAFDNYPPAPARPAALLCRVPGGGWILTRMLGTWFFRHSTRAYGALTKSGIPDSLFDEWFRPAVENAAIRRDLVKFAVGAPSRRRLLELSDTLARFDRPVLVVWAREDRMMPLEHADRLVDLFPDASKVVVDDSWTLIPEDQPETMADLVRGFAG, encoded by the coding sequence GTGCCGATCGTCGACGTTCCGTCCGGGTCCATCGCCTACGAGGACACCGGGGGTGACGGACCGGTCGTAGTGTTCGGCCATGGTCTGCTGATGGACGGCAGGCAGTGGCGCAAGGTGATTCCGCTCCTGGCCGGTTTCCGGTGCATCACTCCGACGCTTCCGATGGGTGCGCACACGCAGCCGATGAACGATGACGCCGACCTCACCGAGACGGGAATGGCGGGCATCCTCGCCGACTTCCTCGACGCGCTGGGCCTCGACGACGTGACGCTCGTGCTGAACGATTGGGGCGGCGGACAGTTCGCGATCGCCCAAGGTCGGGACAAGCGCATCGGCAAACTGATGCTGGTCTCGTGCACCGCCTTCGACAACTATCCGCCTGCGCCCGCGCGTCCGGCGGCGCTGTTGTGCCGGGTACCGGGCGGCGGATGGATTCTCACCAGGATGCTGGGCACGTGGTTCTTCCGGCACAGCACGCGCGCATACGGGGCTCTGACAAAGTCGGGCATACCGGATTCGCTCTTCGACGAGTGGTTCCGGCCGGCCGTGGAGAACGCGGCGATCCGGCGCGATCTGGTGAAGTTCGCGGTCGGCGCCCCCTCTCGCCGCCGCCTGCTCGAATTGTCGGACACGCTCGCACGATTCGACCGGCCGGTACTCGTGGTCTGGGCCAGGGAAGACCGGATGATGCCGCTGGAGCATGCCGATCGGCTCGTCGACCTGTTTCCCGATGCGTCGAAGGTCGTCGTCGACGACTCGTGGACGCTGATCCCCGAGGATCAGCCGGAGACGATGGCCGATCTGGTGCGCGGGTTCGCGGGGTGA
- a CDS encoding DUF998 domain-containing protein encodes MRRSVAGILIVVSGLCYSSWVMEFGWADSLDPMRSFLSELDAANRPHRDIYVVGDVTTGICALVAALLLLVPHRTFRGRTATTAVLALAVFGAATIADALLPIECIPGVDAGCPREPSGLLPQLHHIHALTSTVAVFAIFTVMVAAGVSALLSTSSGGTVWPVLRRIGNTVLVVVALATVWMLVADNLSGDFRLGLAQRIQVGGMSVWLMLWGWAVLSSRDGGRSTDRHTPIAHRAVPADGSGGR; translated from the coding sequence GTGAGGAGATCGGTCGCCGGCATCCTGATCGTCGTTTCGGGCCTCTGCTATTCGTCGTGGGTGATGGAGTTCGGGTGGGCGGATTCGCTGGACCCGATGCGCAGCTTCCTCAGCGAGCTCGACGCCGCGAACCGTCCCCACCGGGACATCTACGTGGTCGGGGACGTCACCACCGGGATCTGCGCATTGGTCGCGGCACTGCTGTTGCTCGTCCCGCACCGGACCTTTCGGGGTCGGACGGCGACCACCGCCGTTCTCGCCCTGGCGGTTTTCGGCGCGGCGACCATCGCCGACGCCCTGCTCCCGATCGAGTGCATTCCGGGAGTCGACGCCGGGTGCCCGCGCGAGCCGAGCGGGCTGCTCCCGCAACTGCACCACATCCATGCGCTGACCAGTACGGTCGCGGTGTTCGCCATCTTCACGGTGATGGTCGCCGCCGGCGTCTCGGCGCTGCTCAGCACCTCTTCCGGGGGCACCGTCTGGCCGGTCCTCCGGCGGATCGGGAACACGGTGCTCGTCGTCGTCGCGCTCGCCACGGTGTGGATGCTGGTCGCCGACAACCTGTCCGGCGACTTCCGGCTCGGACTCGCCCAGCGCATCCAGGTCGGCGGTATGAGCGTGTGGTTGATGCTCTGGGGGTGGGCGGTGCTCAGCTCGCGCGACGGGGGACGATCGACGGATCGCCACACGCCGATTGCCCACCGAGCCGTTCCAGCGGATGGAAGTGGCGGCCGGTGA
- a CDS encoding TetR/AcrR family transcriptional regulator, with protein MAADPTTRDRILEATAELYRRQGMPATGLKQISAAAQAPFGSIYHHFPGGKEAISVEVIRREGLRYGEFVGEQLAATDPLSGIPSLFENAGKLLDAQDYGEACSIETIALEVASTNERLRLEAADVFESWLAGLAAWFGQLDITESEARRLALITLTALEGAFVLCRTLRSVEPITSAGHGVQAAVHAAVRSG; from the coding sequence ATGGCAGCAGACCCCACGACTCGCGACCGGATCCTGGAGGCCACCGCGGAGTTGTATCGCCGTCAGGGAATGCCGGCCACCGGACTCAAACAGATCTCGGCGGCGGCGCAGGCGCCTTTCGGATCGATCTACCATCACTTCCCCGGCGGCAAAGAGGCGATCAGCGTCGAGGTCATCCGGCGCGAGGGGCTCCGGTACGGCGAGTTCGTCGGCGAGCAACTGGCCGCCACCGACCCTCTCTCCGGTATCCCGTCACTGTTCGAGAACGCGGGAAAGTTGCTCGACGCCCAGGATTACGGCGAGGCGTGTTCCATCGAGACCATCGCGCTGGAAGTCGCGAGCACCAACGAGCGCCTCCGCCTCGAGGCCGCCGACGTCTTCGAGAGCTGGCTGGCCGGTCTCGCCGCCTGGTTCGGTCAGCTCGACATCACGGAGTCGGAGGCTCGTCGGCTGGCGCTGATCACTCTCACCGCCCTCGAAGGCGCCTTCGTGCTGTGCCGCACGCTGCGGTCGGTCGAGCCGATCACGAGCGCCGGGCACGGCGTGCAGGCCGCCGTTCACGCCGCGGTCCGTTCCGGGTGA
- a CDS encoding MarR family winged helix-turn-helix transcriptional regulator, whose protein sequence is MPVLDQQAIDDLFETLLRFVRIRERAVHTTFRTRDGEFEAAAFKALFPLARRSMRSRELAEAMNADPSTVSRHVALLVDHELIRREADPDDGRATLLVITDAGRDRVLAMREMRRSAMAGVMADWTDDELHTLVGLLGRFVDAADSALNPACSARKPDADA, encoded by the coding sequence ATGCCGGTTCTCGATCAGCAGGCGATCGACGACCTGTTCGAGACCTTGCTGCGGTTTGTACGCATCCGTGAACGGGCGGTCCACACCACCTTCCGAACACGAGACGGCGAGTTCGAGGCGGCGGCGTTCAAGGCGCTGTTCCCTCTGGCCCGACGGTCGATGCGATCCCGCGAACTCGCCGAGGCGATGAACGCCGATCCGTCGACGGTGAGTCGCCATGTGGCTCTACTGGTGGACCACGAACTGATCCGTCGAGAGGCGGACCCCGACGACGGACGTGCCACCCTCCTCGTCATCACCGATGCGGGCCGGGACCGCGTCCTGGCGATGCGCGAGATGCGGCGATCCGCGATGGCCGGCGTCATGGCGGACTGGACCGACGATGAACTCCACACCCTGGTAGGGCTTCTCGGTCGGTTCGTCGACGCTGCCGACTCGGCCCTCAACCCGGCGTGCTCAGCCCGCAAGCCGGACGCGGACGCGTGA
- a CDS encoding hemerythrin domain-containing protein, with protein MTSRPTSRTDITASSTPDLTGMKIAHRGMLHDTRRFAEILGRIGGGEPCDGRRRDAIAGYLDQLCASIHHHHTIEDEVVWPILTASAGAAVDVHDLEDDHTQLEAFLATLQARTAAFSAAKPDRLGVAATDLAATLDDVHQLLGEHIADEERVVFPIVDRYVSVADWDRVEKAARAGASMRFEVPRMMRHADERELAKMKSEAGPVIRAMLALLVRSFDKREALIAGPAR; from the coding sequence ATGACCAGCCGCCCCACCTCCCGCACCGACATCACCGCGTCCAGCACACCCGATCTCACCGGCATGAAGATCGCCCACCGGGGCATGCTCCACGACACACGCCGCTTCGCCGAGATCCTCGGCCGGATCGGCGGTGGTGAGCCGTGTGATGGTCGTCGTCGCGACGCCATCGCGGGCTATCTCGATCAGCTGTGCGCGTCCATCCATCATCACCACACCATCGAGGACGAGGTGGTGTGGCCCATCCTCACCGCATCCGCCGGTGCCGCCGTCGACGTCCATGACCTGGAAGACGATCACACCCAACTCGAGGCGTTTCTCGCGACACTGCAGGCGCGCACCGCCGCGTTCTCAGCCGCGAAACCCGACCGCCTCGGCGTGGCGGCGACCGACCTGGCGGCGACACTCGACGACGTTCACCAGCTGCTCGGCGAGCACATCGCCGACGAGGAGCGAGTCGTGTTCCCGATCGTCGATCGCTATGTGAGCGTGGCCGATTGGGATCGGGTGGAGAAAGCGGCCCGGGCCGGCGCGAGCATGAGATTCGAGGTCCCGAGGATGATGCGGCATGCAGATGAGCGGGAGCTGGCGAAGATGAAGAGCGAGGCGGGTCCGGTCATCCGGGCCATGCTCGCCCTGCTCGTTCGCAGCTTCGACAAGCGGGAGGCCCTCATCGCCGGCCCAGCTCGATGA